One window from the genome of Nicotiana sylvestris chromosome 9, ASM39365v2, whole genome shotgun sequence encodes:
- the LOC104243540 gene encoding protein NPGR2-like isoform X1 has product MDEIIPSPESLASKDYTASVHSSQAGEAGLKPDTGNIEEAESSLRESGCLNYEEARALLGRYEYQKGNIEAALHVFEGIDIASVTPKLKIALAERAKTQKRRSQSFSTPPMSINAASLLLEAVFLKAKSLQALQRYKEASQSCTVVLDILESSFPAGFPETFGSCKLQDTLSNAVELLPELCKLADAPREAIMSYRRALLHPWKLEIQATARIQKEFAIFLLYSGGESCPPNLRSQMDGSFVPRNSIEEAILLLMILLKKIFLQRIEWDPSILDHLSYALSISGGLKALANKVEELLPRTIDRQEMYLILALCYYGEEDNFAALDLLRKLFSTEDHTCVPGLLLASKLCAEIPDCANEGIIYAHTAIRIERERCSQLMGVANCVLGLSLSAHSRAMATDSERVKIQSEALKSFESAGKLTKMSDANVIYHLCLENAEQRKLDATVHYAKWLLNLEGGSTLKGWMLLARALSAQKRFMDAETVINVALDQSGKWDHGELLRTKAKLQIAQGQVKNAIETYTQLLAILQVKRKSFRLGENLKEFGDHCRTLELETWLDLASIYINLSQWRDAEMCLSKTEAICSYSARRSYTAGLLNQSKGLYKAALRDYCNALAVNPSHVPSLVSTAVVLRKIDKQSPAIIRSLLTEALRLDRMNASAWYNLGLLYKEEGLGSALEAAECFEAAILLEETEPVEPFR; this is encoded by the exons ATGGACGAAATAATCCCATCTCCTGAATCCCTTGCAAGTAAGGATTACACAGCAAGTGTTCATTCATCACAAGCTGGAGAAGCTGGCCTAAAGCCTGATACTGGCAATATTGAAGAAGCTGAATCATCTTTGCGTGAGAGTGGTTGTTTGAATTATGAG GAAGCAAGAGCATTACTAGGAAGATATGAATACCAAAAGGGGAATATAGAGGCTGCTCTACATGTTTTTGAAGGGATAGATATTGCCTCGGTGACTCCTAAGTTGAAAATCGCCCTTGCCGAAAGAGCGAAAACTCAAAAGAGACGTTCACAGAGTTTTTCTACGCCACCAATGTCCATAAATGCTGCGAGTTTGCTCCTGGAAGCAGTCTTTCTCAAAGCAAAATCGTTGCAGGCGCTTCAGAGGTACAAAG AAGCTTCTCAATCATGTACAGTAGTTCTGGAcattctcgaatcttcttttccAGCAGGCTTTCCTGAAACCTTTGGTAGTTGTAAATTGCAGGACACTCTCAGCAATGCTGTTGAGCTGCTCCCTGAATTATGCAAACTTGCAGATGCTCCTCGAGAAGCAATTATGTCATACCGCCGAGCTCTTCTGCATCCATGGAAACTTGAGATCCAGGCTACTGCAAGGATTCAGAAGGAATTTGCCATTTTTCTTCTCTATAGTGGAGGCGAATCATGTCCACCTAATCTCCGATCTCAAATGGACGGTTCATTTGTCCCCAGAAACAGTATTGAAGAGGCTATTCTTCTGTTGATGATTTTGTTGAAAAAGATTTTTCTACAAAGGATTGAGTGGGACCCTTCAATTCTTGACCATCTCTCATATGCATTATCCATATCAGGGGGTCTAAAGGCTTTGGCTAACAAAGTAGAAGAGTTGCTTCCCAGAACTATAGATCGGCAAGAGATGTATCTTATCTTAGCTCTATGTTATTATGGAGAAGAAGATAACTTCGCTGCATTGGACTTGTTGCGGAAACTGTTTAGTACAGAGGATCACACTTGTGTTCCAGGTTTGTTATTGGCTTCAAAATTATGTGCTGAAATCCCCGATTGTGCAAACGAAGGGATAATTTATGCTCATACAGCTATTAGAATCGAACGAGAAAGATGCAGTCAGTTGATGGGTGTTGCCAATTGTGTATTAGGCCTCTCACTTTCAGCTCATTCTAGAGCAATGGCGACAGATTCCGAGAGGGTTAAGATACAATCAGAAGCACTTAAGTCCTTTGAATCTGCTGGGAAACTGACAAAGATGAGTGATGCTAATGTCATTTATCATCTTTGTCTAGAAAATGCAGAGCAAAGGAAGTTGGATGCCACAGTCCATTACGCAAAGTGGTTGCTTAACTTGGAAGGTGGTTCTACTTTGAAAGGGTGGATGCTGTTGGCTCGGGCATTATCAGCTCAGAAACGGTTTATGGATGCTGAAACTGTTATTAATGTTGCCTTAGACCAAAGTGGAAAGTGGGATCATGGAGAACTGTTGAGGACCAAAGCTAAACTCCAAATTGCGCAGGGTCAAGTGAAAAATGCTATAGAAACATATACTCAGCTTCTTGCAATTCTTCAGGTTAAGAGAAAAAGCTTCAGATTGGGGGAAAATCTCAAG GAGTTTGGAGACCATTGCAGAACATTGGAGCTGGAAACCTGGCTGGATCTTGCCTCCATTTACATAAATTTATCTCAGTGGCGAGATGCAGAGATGTGTCTTTCCAAAACTGAGGCCATTTGTTCATATTCAGCTCGTAGATCGTATACTGCTG GTTTGCTTAACCAATCGAAGGGCCTATATAAAGCAGCGCTGAGAGATTATTGCAATGCTTTGGCTGTTAACCCGTCCCACGTGCCAAGTCTTGTATCAACTGCGGTGGTGCTTAGGAAGATAGATAAACAGTCTCCTGCAATTATTCGAAGCCTTCTCACAGAAGCACTACGGCTTGATCGGATGAATGCTTCTGCGTGGTATAATCTGGGCCTGCTTTACAAAGAGGAAGGTTTAGGTTCAGCATTGGAAGCTGCTGAGTGTTTTGAAGCCGCTATTCTTCTGGAAGAAACTGAACCTGTCGAACCATTTAGATGA
- the LOC104243540 gene encoding protein NPGR2-like isoform X2, with protein sequence MLRVCSWKQSFSKQNRCRRFREASQSCTVVLDILESSFPAGFPETFGSCKLQDTLSNAVELLPELCKLADAPREAIMSYRRALLHPWKLEIQATARIQKEFAIFLLYSGGESCPPNLRSQMDGSFVPRNSIEEAILLLMILLKKIFLQRIEWDPSILDHLSYALSISGGLKALANKVEELLPRTIDRQEMYLILALCYYGEEDNFAALDLLRKLFSTEDHTCVPGLLLASKLCAEIPDCANEGIIYAHTAIRIERERCSQLMGVANCVLGLSLSAHSRAMATDSERVKIQSEALKSFESAGKLTKMSDANVIYHLCLENAEQRKLDATVHYAKWLLNLEGGSTLKGWMLLARALSAQKRFMDAETVINVALDQSGKWDHGELLRTKAKLQIAQGQVKNAIETYTQLLAILQVKRKSFRLGENLKEFGDHCRTLELETWLDLASIYINLSQWRDAEMCLSKTEAICSYSARRSYTAGLLNQSKGLYKAALRDYCNALAVNPSHVPSLVSTAVVLRKIDKQSPAIIRSLLTEALRLDRMNASAWYNLGLLYKEEGLGSALEAAECFEAAILLEETEPVEPFR encoded by the exons ATGCTGCGAGTTTGCTCCTGGAAGCAGTCTTTCTCAAAGCAAAATCGTTGCAGGCGCTTCAGAG AAGCTTCTCAATCATGTACAGTAGTTCTGGAcattctcgaatcttcttttccAGCAGGCTTTCCTGAAACCTTTGGTAGTTGTAAATTGCAGGACACTCTCAGCAATGCTGTTGAGCTGCTCCCTGAATTATGCAAACTTGCAGATGCTCCTCGAGAAGCAATTATGTCATACCGCCGAGCTCTTCTGCATCCATGGAAACTTGAGATCCAGGCTACTGCAAGGATTCAGAAGGAATTTGCCATTTTTCTTCTCTATAGTGGAGGCGAATCATGTCCACCTAATCTCCGATCTCAAATGGACGGTTCATTTGTCCCCAGAAACAGTATTGAAGAGGCTATTCTTCTGTTGATGATTTTGTTGAAAAAGATTTTTCTACAAAGGATTGAGTGGGACCCTTCAATTCTTGACCATCTCTCATATGCATTATCCATATCAGGGGGTCTAAAGGCTTTGGCTAACAAAGTAGAAGAGTTGCTTCCCAGAACTATAGATCGGCAAGAGATGTATCTTATCTTAGCTCTATGTTATTATGGAGAAGAAGATAACTTCGCTGCATTGGACTTGTTGCGGAAACTGTTTAGTACAGAGGATCACACTTGTGTTCCAGGTTTGTTATTGGCTTCAAAATTATGTGCTGAAATCCCCGATTGTGCAAACGAAGGGATAATTTATGCTCATACAGCTATTAGAATCGAACGAGAAAGATGCAGTCAGTTGATGGGTGTTGCCAATTGTGTATTAGGCCTCTCACTTTCAGCTCATTCTAGAGCAATGGCGACAGATTCCGAGAGGGTTAAGATACAATCAGAAGCACTTAAGTCCTTTGAATCTGCTGGGAAACTGACAAAGATGAGTGATGCTAATGTCATTTATCATCTTTGTCTAGAAAATGCAGAGCAAAGGAAGTTGGATGCCACAGTCCATTACGCAAAGTGGTTGCTTAACTTGGAAGGTGGTTCTACTTTGAAAGGGTGGATGCTGTTGGCTCGGGCATTATCAGCTCAGAAACGGTTTATGGATGCTGAAACTGTTATTAATGTTGCCTTAGACCAAAGTGGAAAGTGGGATCATGGAGAACTGTTGAGGACCAAAGCTAAACTCCAAATTGCGCAGGGTCAAGTGAAAAATGCTATAGAAACATATACTCAGCTTCTTGCAATTCTTCAGGTTAAGAGAAAAAGCTTCAGATTGGGGGAAAATCTCAAG GAGTTTGGAGACCATTGCAGAACATTGGAGCTGGAAACCTGGCTGGATCTTGCCTCCATTTACATAAATTTATCTCAGTGGCGAGATGCAGAGATGTGTCTTTCCAAAACTGAGGCCATTTGTTCATATTCAGCTCGTAGATCGTATACTGCTG GTTTGCTTAACCAATCGAAGGGCCTATATAAAGCAGCGCTGAGAGATTATTGCAATGCTTTGGCTGTTAACCCGTCCCACGTGCCAAGTCTTGTATCAACTGCGGTGGTGCTTAGGAAGATAGATAAACAGTCTCCTGCAATTATTCGAAGCCTTCTCACAGAAGCACTACGGCTTGATCGGATGAATGCTTCTGCGTGGTATAATCTGGGCCTGCTTTACAAAGAGGAAGGTTTAGGTTCAGCATTGGAAGCTGCTGAGTGTTTTGAAGCCGCTATTCTTCTGGAAGAAACTGAACCTGTCGAACCATTTAGATGA